In Nicotiana tabacum cultivar K326 chromosome 11, ASM71507v2, whole genome shotgun sequence, a single window of DNA contains:
- the LOC107771354 gene encoding agamous-like MADS-box protein AGL90, with amino-acid sequence MASKKHKNSSEMSESEKKSLILKRTTSLFKQAEELSVLCAIQIAIIIFSPWETSPIYWPSEAQATEIFKNYLKKPEVVRTKKLIKLETYLSEKEKAKEEDIRKMEQKNEEMEMEFLFSELVKGKSMNELDVRQTKGLLKLAALKKAKLEEMKKQLAEQN; translated from the coding sequence ATGGCTAGCAAGAAGCATAAGAACAGTAGCGAAATGAGTGAAAGTGAGAAAAAATCCCTCATTTTGAAAAGAACAACAAGTTTGTTTAAGCAAGCAGAAGAGCTCTCAGTTTTATGTGCTATACAAATCGCAATAATTATTTTTAGTCCTTGGGAAACTAGTCCTATTTATTGGCCATCTGAAGCTCAAGCTACGGAGATATTCAAGAATTATTTAAAGAAACCTGAGGTTGTAAGGACGAAGAAGTTAATTAAACTTGAAACCTACCTCTCAGAAAAAGAGAAGGCCAAGGAAGAAGATATAAGAAAAATGGAGCAAAAGAATGAGGAAATGGAAATGGAGTTCCTGTTCAGTGAACTTGTTAAGGGAAAGAGCATGAATGAACTAGATGTTAGACAAACTAAAGGTTTGTTAAAGCTAGCTGCTCTTAAGAAGGCTAAACTTGAGGAAATGAAGAAACAGCTTGCTGAGCAAAACTAG